A single Paenibacillus sp. FSL R5-0517 DNA region contains:
- a CDS encoding ABC transporter substrate-binding protein/permease, whose amino-acid sequence MKLISRYTMMLLTFVILLTTAVPVALASGTTDNSSSKKLVLGTSADFAPYEFHKVINGKDEIVGFDIEIAKEIAKDLGAELVIEDMGFDGLLPSLQSGRVDLVISGMTPTDERKKSIDFSDTYYKSKQVIMVRNVDKDKYPTMTELENAKIGVQKGSIQETIGQSIPGAKLTALDKISDIVLQLQTKRIDAAIVEDTVAAGYLDDIIGLAAAVPDEEQAEAAIGIRKGNTELLAAVNGTLERLKSEDKINQMVTDASLLMADKANKSQNIFQVFWQYKSFYATGIGYTLLLSALGVIFGVIIGLIICLFRLHDAAILRWIGTAYVEVIRGTPMLVQLMIIYYGFSLSFGINFTALQAGIITLSINSGAYLAEIFRAGIQGVDRGQLEAARSLGMGRGAAMRYIILPQAFKAVLPAIGNEFITIIKESSIISVIGMVDIMYQASVVKNITYQGLSPFLIAAAIYFVMTFILSKLLGRLERKLSASDRR is encoded by the coding sequence TTGAAATTGATAAGTCGTTACACCATGATGCTGTTGACCTTTGTTATTCTGCTGACGACTGCCGTTCCTGTGGCATTGGCAAGTGGAACTACAGATAATTCAAGCAGTAAAAAGCTGGTGCTCGGTACAAGTGCCGATTTTGCACCATATGAATTCCATAAAGTGATTAATGGTAAAGATGAAATCGTTGGTTTTGATATTGAGATCGCCAAAGAGATTGCCAAAGATCTTGGCGCTGAGCTTGTAATTGAGGATATGGGCTTCGACGGTCTTCTGCCTTCATTGCAGAGCGGGCGTGTTGATCTGGTGATTTCAGGTATGACGCCGACGGATGAGCGGAAGAAAAGTATCGATTTTTCCGACACCTACTATAAATCAAAACAAGTGATTATGGTTCGCAATGTGGATAAAGACAAATATCCAACCATGACCGAACTTGAAAATGCGAAGATTGGCGTTCAGAAAGGCTCCATTCAGGAAACGATCGGACAGAGTATTCCAGGAGCGAAGCTTACTGCGCTTGATAAAATCTCGGATATCGTGCTTCAACTGCAAACCAAACGTATTGACGCGGCAATCGTAGAAGATACCGTGGCTGCAGGTTATCTGGACGATATCATTGGACTTGCTGCTGCTGTTCCGGACGAAGAGCAAGCAGAAGCGGCAATCGGGATTCGTAAAGGCAATACCGAGCTGCTAGCAGCCGTAAATGGAACACTGGAGCGATTGAAAAGCGAAGATAAAATCAATCAGATGGTGACGGACGCCAGCCTCTTGATGGCGGACAAAGCAAACAAATCACAAAATATTTTCCAAGTATTCTGGCAGTACAAAAGTTTCTATGCTACAGGTATAGGCTACACACTTCTGTTGTCTGCACTTGGGGTTATCTTCGGGGTAATTATTGGATTGATCATCTGTTTGTTCCGTTTGCATGACGCTGCAATTTTGCGGTGGATCGGTACTGCTTACGTTGAAGTGATCCGTGGTACACCAATGCTGGTACAATTAATGATCATTTACTATGGTTTTTCCCTAAGCTTTGGCATTAACTTCACTGCACTTCAGGCAGGTATCATTACACTTTCAATTAATAGTGGTGCTTATCTGGCAGAGATTTTCCGTGCAGGTATTCAAGGTGTGGATCGGGGTCAGTTGGAAGCAGCTCGTTCCCTGGGAATGGGTAGAGGGGCAGCAATGCGTTATATTATTTTACCGCAAGCCTTCAAAGCTGTATTACCGGCCATCGGTAATGAATTTATAACCATCATCAAAGAATCCTCCATTATCTCCGTTATCGGTATGGTGGACATTATGTATCAGGCAAGTGTGGTCAAAAACATTACGTACCAAGGCTTGAGTCCATTTTTGATTGCAGCAGCCATCTACTTTGTAATGACGTTCATTTTGTCCAAGCTGCTGGGACGACTGGAAAGGAAGTTGAGTGCAAGTGATAGACGTTAG
- a CDS encoding DUF4178 domain-containing protein, whose protein sequence is MSVWKRIKGILTKPEPPQAEKTMLQLAPGDICEVSLVTYEVVGRVQNRARNAVVLTLQDGTAFRYLHIEERELTRYALYTPIDGRLDAPDEVPTLLDLDGRAYHLEEEYGGMVSTAGRTPYGQAGEQLVWQYQSDDNMLLRVEWQDRRFTLYEGESILPADIKVIRSS, encoded by the coding sequence ATGAGTGTATGGAAACGAATTAAAGGAATACTAACGAAACCTGAACCACCGCAGGCAGAGAAAACCATGCTTCAGCTTGCACCTGGTGATATCTGTGAGGTTTCTCTCGTCACTTATGAAGTCGTTGGTCGGGTACAAAATCGCGCTCGAAATGCAGTTGTGCTCACGCTGCAGGATGGTACCGCATTTCGATATTTGCATATCGAAGAACGGGAACTCACACGTTACGCCCTATATACACCCATTGATGGCAGGCTTGATGCACCTGATGAAGTACCTACATTGTTGGATCTGGATGGACGCGCATATCATCTGGAGGAAGAGTATGGAGGAATGGTGTCAACAGCAGGCAGAACACCGTATGGCCAGGCTGGAGAACAATTGGTATGGCAGTATCAGTCCGATGATAATATGCTTCTTCGCGTGGAGTGGCAAGACAGAAGATTTACACTGTATGAGGGTGAGTCCATTCTTCCTGCGGATATCAAAGTGATTCGTTCGAGCTAG
- a CDS encoding PspA/IM30 family protein: protein MSIFKRLRDLTMSNINAIIDKAEDPIKMTDQYIRDMQEDLEDAEKAVAQQIAIEKKFKQLFEEQEALVKKREEQAHTAARAQNLDLARRALEEKKAAEEKMTEYKTSYDQNKASADNLRGKLDEMRKQLTQMKNKRETLVARYNAAKAQTEINKALNGFGSDTASAGMKRMEEKMMQMEAQAEASNEMSSKGKSLDEEFEKLGKDQAVEDELAALMKQYDNKN, encoded by the coding sequence ATGTCCATTTTCAAACGTTTACGTGATCTAACCATGTCTAACATCAACGCTATTATTGACAAGGCAGAAGACCCAATCAAGATGACGGACCAATATATCCGTGACATGCAAGAGGATCTGGAAGATGCGGAGAAAGCAGTAGCGCAACAGATCGCCATTGAGAAGAAATTCAAGCAGCTATTCGAAGAGCAGGAAGCTCTAGTGAAAAAACGTGAAGAGCAGGCGCATACGGCGGCACGTGCTCAAAACTTGGATCTGGCCCGCAGGGCTTTGGAAGAGAAAAAAGCAGCCGAAGAGAAGATGACTGAGTACAAAACCAGTTATGATCAAAACAAGGCTTCAGCAGATAACCTGCGTGGCAAGCTGGACGAGATGCGTAAGCAACTGACTCAAATGAAGAACAAACGGGAAACACTGGTAGCGCGCTATAATGCAGCAAAAGCCCAAACGGAAATTAACAAAGCGTTGAATGGGTTTGGCTCCGATACTGCAAGTGCGGGTATGAAACGCATGGAAGAAAAAATGATGCAGATGGAAGCACAGGCAGAAGCAAGCAACGAGATGTCTTCCAAAGGCAAATCGCTTGATGAAGAGTTCGAGAAGTTGGGTAAAGATCAGGCTGTTGAAGATGAACTCGCAGCATTGATGAAACAGTACGATAACAAGAATTAA
- a CDS encoding DUF350 domain-containing protein, producing the protein MDLNILAMLVWTVSGSVLLFVLMYVDSLFTKYKDFAEVKAGNMAVTTRMVMKLFAQGYVLATSISTAGHLGEALLVSVVSFIILLILESVVHFMIRRWANLDLDTGIQQGKTGYGLFSGALHIVGALIIAACL; encoded by the coding sequence ATGGATTTGAACATTTTGGCGATGCTGGTCTGGACGGTATCTGGTTCGGTTTTGCTGTTTGTCTTGATGTATGTCGATTCACTGTTCACGAAATATAAGGATTTTGCTGAAGTTAAGGCTGGCAACATGGCGGTTACCACTCGTATGGTGATGAAATTATTTGCACAAGGTTATGTACTTGCTACGTCCATTTCTACGGCTGGTCATCTTGGAGAAGCGTTGTTGGTGTCCGTGGTATCCTTTATCATCTTATTGATTCTGGAGAGTGTCGTTCACTTTATGATTCGCAGATGGGCCAATCTCGATCTGGATACAGGAATTCAGCAAGGTAAGACAGGATACGGGTTGTTCTCTGGCGCTTTACATATCGTGGGCGCACTGATTATTGCAGCTTGTTTATAA
- a CDS encoding HNH endonuclease yields the protein MDDQCELCGREPVDTTVHHLTPKEMGGTFLPTANLCIPCHKQIHSLYTNRDIVTLGLTDLQSLRQDERMVPFIRWIRKQPASTIPRVRKSNHVRKS from the coding sequence ATGGATGACCAATGTGAATTGTGCGGAAGAGAACCTGTGGACACGACCGTTCATCATCTGACACCCAAAGAAATGGGAGGAACCTTTCTGCCTACGGCCAACTTGTGCATCCCTTGTCACAAACAGATCCATTCGCTATATACCAATCGTGATATTGTAACGCTTGGTCTTACGGATCTGCAGTCCTTGAGACAAGATGAACGAATGGTTCCATTTATCCGCTGGATTCGCAAACAACCTGCTTCAACCATTCCTCGTGTACGTAAATCCAACCATGTTCGCAAATCGTAA
- a CDS encoding DUF4247 domain-containing protein, with product MKKRLAHGLKLMLVLSLVMSLLSACGAPSVQDTYPLESVNGSGNSTSYVYRASDRTVPEVAQELSDQRQPDQISAENTERMFLVYQDEYYHLQQDPNKPEDTLVEVDSKEYVRQNYDSSFLQGYLTATLIGNLFDSFGGRGYGNYRGYTNKDTYKPSAGSYRAPTSNDKKLAPPITVDRKGTITRRGSDKDSSVGSGGGLFNRNKDQSKGTIDRNKSSGGLGGLFDSPKKSYKKPKTRVGGGRIMRRR from the coding sequence ATGAAAAAACGCTTGGCACATGGATTAAAATTAATGCTGGTCCTCAGCCTTGTGATGTCTCTGTTGTCCGCGTGCGGAGCACCTTCTGTTCAGGACACATACCCACTTGAATCGGTTAACGGCAGTGGTAACTCAACGTCTTATGTGTACCGGGCTTCGGACCGCACCGTTCCGGAAGTGGCTCAGGAATTGTCTGACCAAAGGCAACCGGATCAGATCTCGGCAGAGAACACAGAGCGTATGTTCCTCGTGTATCAGGACGAGTATTATCACCTGCAACAAGACCCGAACAAGCCGGAGGATACCTTGGTTGAGGTGGACTCCAAAGAATATGTTCGACAGAACTACGATTCATCTTTTCTACAAGGCTACCTGACCGCTACATTAATTGGTAATCTTTTTGATTCGTTTGGCGGGCGAGGTTATGGCAACTATAGGGGATATACCAATAAAGATACGTATAAACCGAGTGCAGGATCTTACCGTGCGCCGACAAGTAATGACAAGAAGCTTGCACCACCTATTACTGTCGATCGGAAAGGTACGATTACAAGGCGCGGAAGTGATAAAGATTCAAGTGTGGGATCTGGCGGAGGATTATTCAACCGCAACAAGGATCAGAGCAAGGGAACCATTGATCGCAACAAAAGCAGTGGTGGTCTGGGCGGGTTGTTTGATTCACCCAAAAAATCCTACAAAAAACCGAAAACCAGAGTGGGCGGCGGCCGCATTATGAGGCGTAGATAA
- a CDS encoding polysaccharide deacetylase family protein produces MRVRLIMLMVIVVFLGGYQAPPASSRDASDPPSESVSNTDSVEEEQLTLGQLRQKYADTFKTNGPSTKQVALTFDDVPDPRFTPQVLDLLKKYKVRATFFIVGSRAEKHPDLVKRIVKEGHIVGNHSYNHPEFSKLSMNAFRKQILHTGDIIRHLAGYTPKMIRPPYGDINEEQLQWAARQHYSIVNWNVDSLDWKGLSKEKVKDNILSAVKPGSIVLQHAGGGVGSNLNGTIEALPEIIEELRNRGYELVTLDEMLGLPKAKE; encoded by the coding sequence ATGCGCGTACGCCTCATTATGCTGATGGTTATCGTTGTTTTTCTCGGAGGATATCAAGCACCACCAGCTTCATCACGGGATGCTTCAGACCCGCCAAGTGAATCGGTATCCAATACTGATTCCGTGGAAGAAGAACAATTAACATTGGGACAGTTACGTCAGAAATATGCCGATACGTTCAAAACTAATGGTCCTTCAACCAAACAGGTTGCGTTAACATTTGATGATGTGCCCGATCCACGGTTTACTCCGCAGGTGTTGGATCTGTTGAAAAAGTATAAAGTCAGAGCTACGTTTTTCATCGTTGGTAGTCGTGCTGAGAAGCACCCCGATTTGGTAAAAAGGATTGTTAAGGAAGGGCACATCGTTGGCAATCACAGCTACAATCATCCGGAGTTCAGTAAGCTGTCGATGAATGCCTTCCGCAAACAAATTTTACATACCGGGGATATCATTCGCCATTTGGCGGGATATACGCCCAAGATGATTCGACCTCCGTATGGAGACATTAATGAAGAACAGCTGCAATGGGCTGCCAGACAACATTATAGTATTGTGAACTGGAACGTTGACTCTCTGGACTGGAAAGGTCTTTCCAAGGAAAAGGTGAAAGATAACATCCTGTCTGCTGTAAAACCTGGCTCCATCGTTCTACAACATGCAGGAGGCGGTGTTGGATCGAATCTGAATGGCACGATTGAGGCTTTGCCTGAAATTATTGAGGAACTGCGTAACCGGGGATATGAACTGGTCACCTTGGACGAAATGCTGGGATTACCGAAGGCGAAAGAATAG
- a CDS encoding alpha-glycosidase — MLLEAMYHVPRDKWAYAYNSSTIHLRVRTKRNDVQYVTALTGDKYNWNGTYKEIQLEKAAADSMFDYWEAAVKPQFKRLTYIFRITAGSEDVFLADNGIHYELPYPTGGYYEFSYIHEIDVFKVPEWAKEAVFYQIMTERFANGDPKLNPPETHEWGGKPELDNFFGGDLPGVLDHLHDLTELGVNAIYFTPLFQANSYHKYDTIDYKKVDPHFGDNALLKQLTEECHRLGIRVMLDAVFNHCSEDFPPFQDVLQNGKNSKYAGWFHINEYPIQIKDGIPTYDTFGFYGNMPKFNTANPEVKAYLLDVAEYWIKEIKLDGWRLDVANEVDNHFWRDFRKVVKAANPEAYIVGEVWSDSLTWLMGDQFDSVMNYPFADKVLQFFCGSMDGYNFANEMGSLIMRYPQQTNEVIFNMLCSHDTPRLLTRLGEDKRRLKLSVVFLFTYIGTPCIFYGDEVGISGDADPDCRKCMEWAPAKQDRELYDFYRLMIDLRKSNEALRKGRFRFLKADHHDPCIVYERVDDNLHFTVWMNNTPQDRTLSHPMETKDWKDALTEEPVFPTDGMMNIKLDPYGYRILYRQLDQTNIQHY, encoded by the coding sequence ATGCTGCTCGAAGCCATGTATCATGTTCCTCGTGACAAGTGGGCTTATGCCTATAATTCGTCTACCATACATCTGCGTGTACGAACCAAACGAAATGATGTGCAATACGTGACTGCACTGACCGGAGATAAGTACAATTGGAACGGAACGTATAAGGAAATACAACTGGAGAAGGCTGCTGCGGATAGCATGTTTGATTATTGGGAGGCTGCCGTCAAGCCACAATTCAAACGTCTCACCTATATATTTCGAATAACCGCCGGTTCGGAAGATGTTTTTCTTGCCGATAACGGAATTCATTATGAGCTCCCCTATCCAACCGGAGGATATTATGAGTTCTCGTATATACATGAAATCGATGTGTTTAAGGTACCTGAATGGGCCAAAGAAGCCGTCTTTTATCAGATCATGACTGAACGGTTTGCTAATGGTGATCCCAAGCTGAATCCTCCAGAAACGCATGAATGGGGTGGCAAACCGGAGTTGGACAATTTTTTTGGTGGAGATCTGCCAGGTGTGCTGGATCATTTGCATGACTTGACCGAACTTGGCGTGAACGCCATTTACTTTACCCCGCTATTCCAAGCCAATTCCTATCACAAATACGACACAATAGACTATAAAAAAGTCGACCCTCATTTTGGTGACAATGCCCTGCTCAAACAATTGACAGAAGAATGCCATCGTCTGGGTATCCGAGTGATGCTTGACGCTGTGTTTAACCATTGCAGTGAAGACTTCCCTCCTTTTCAAGACGTTCTCCAGAATGGAAAAAACTCAAAGTATGCCGGCTGGTTCCACATCAATGAATATCCGATTCAGATCAAAGACGGTATCCCTACCTACGATACATTTGGTTTCTATGGCAACATGCCCAAGTTCAATACAGCCAACCCAGAGGTTAAAGCATATCTACTTGATGTAGCAGAGTACTGGATTAAGGAAATCAAGCTAGATGGCTGGCGTCTGGATGTAGCCAATGAAGTGGACAACCATTTCTGGCGTGATTTTCGCAAGGTTGTTAAGGCGGCGAATCCGGAAGCCTATATTGTTGGTGAAGTATGGAGCGACTCCTTAACCTGGCTTATGGGTGATCAATTCGATTCCGTCATGAATTACCCATTTGCCGACAAAGTGCTTCAGTTCTTCTGTGGTTCAATGGATGGTTATAACTTTGCCAATGAGATGGGTTCACTGATTATGCGCTATCCACAACAAACCAACGAAGTCATCTTCAATATGCTGTGCAGCCATGATACCCCACGACTGCTGACCCGGTTAGGAGAAGACAAACGCCGTTTAAAGTTGTCGGTTGTATTTCTTTTCACCTATATCGGTACACCCTGTATTTTCTACGGCGATGAGGTGGGAATTAGTGGTGATGCTGATCCAGATTGTCGAAAATGTATGGAATGGGCCCCCGCCAAGCAAGACAGAGAACTGTATGATTTCTATCGTCTGATGATTGATTTACGTAAAAGCAATGAAGCCCTGCGTAAAGGACGCTTCCGTTTCCTTAAGGCGGATCACCATGATCCCTGTATTGTGTACGAGCGTGTGGATGACAACCTTCACTTTACCGTATGGATGAATAATACACCTCAAGATCGAACGCTTTCTCATCCCATGGAAACGAAAGACTGGAAGGATGCATTAACCGAAGAGCCTGTATTTCCAACCGATGGAATGATGAATATTAAACTTGACCCGTATGGGTACCGCATTTTGTATAGACAGCTTGATCAGACAAACATCCAACACTATTGA
- a CDS encoding 3D domain-containing protein yields the protein MINKKRIAKTAVALMTTAMLIQAVPAHADSVHVAKEGDTFYTLSKQYGVSMNTLVKANNDISPYNIYGGLKITIPGKANNVAAAATESKTQAKTVTTASLDVNTDNKVVQAWGKTFDYSKTVNVKATAYSADPSENGGWGAVDYFGNDLELGTIAVDPSVIPLGTKVLVTGHSHPGLPKQAFVATARDVGGAIKGHRIDIFIPGSKQSVSTFGFQDIELYILK from the coding sequence ATGATTAACAAGAAACGTATAGCCAAAACAGCAGTAGCATTAATGACAACAGCAATGCTCATTCAAGCCGTTCCGGCTCACGCCGATTCAGTTCATGTGGCCAAAGAGGGGGATACCTTCTACACCTTATCGAAACAATACGGAGTATCAATGAACACGTTAGTTAAAGCAAACAATGACATTTCGCCTTACAACATTTATGGTGGTTTGAAAATTACTATTCCCGGTAAGGCAAACAATGTAGCTGCCGCGGCGACGGAGAGCAAGACCCAAGCCAAAACGGTTACGACAGCAAGCTTGGACGTTAACACAGATAACAAAGTGGTTCAAGCGTGGGGTAAAACATTTGATTATAGTAAAACTGTGAACGTGAAAGCAACAGCATACTCTGCAGATCCGTCTGAAAATGGAGGATGGGGTGCGGTCGATTATTTCGGAAATGACCTTGAACTGGGTACGATTGCAGTAGATCCTAGTGTCATTCCTCTTGGAACCAAAGTACTGGTAACGGGTCACAGCCATCCAGGATTGCCAAAACAGGCTTTTGTGGCTACAGCACGTGATGTGGGCGGTGCAATCAAGGGTCACCGGATTGATATCTTTATCCCTGGTAGCAAACAGTCGGTAAGCACATTTGGTTTTCAGGATATCGAGTTGTACATTCTGAAGTAG
- a CDS encoding amino acid ABC transporter ATP-binding protein has translation MIDVRQLHKSYGNNDVLKGINVTIGKGEVVVVIGPSGSGKSTFLRCLNLLEQPTSGEIDFEGVSITDPKHNINATREKMGMVFQHFNLFPHKTVEQNITIAPIKVKKQSTLEAEKIAADLLNTVGLYDKKDVFPNQLSGGQKQRIAIARALAMQPHVMLFDEPTSALDPEMVGEVLDVMKRLAEGGMTMVIVTHEMGFAREVGDRILFMDGGVIVEEGTPDEVFGAPKNSRTRDFLAKVL, from the coding sequence GTGATAGACGTTAGACAATTACACAAATCTTATGGAAATAACGATGTGCTTAAGGGCATTAACGTGACGATTGGCAAAGGTGAGGTTGTCGTGGTCATCGGTCCTTCCGGTTCAGGGAAAAGTACATTCTTACGTTGTCTGAACCTGCTGGAACAACCTACCTCGGGAGAGATTGATTTTGAAGGCGTGTCAATCACCGATCCGAAGCACAACATTAACGCAACTCGTGAGAAAATGGGTATGGTGTTTCAACATTTCAACCTGTTCCCACACAAAACGGTAGAACAAAACATCACAATCGCTCCGATCAAAGTAAAGAAACAATCCACGCTGGAAGCGGAAAAAATTGCTGCTGATCTGCTTAACACCGTGGGCTTGTACGATAAAAAAGATGTATTCCCGAATCAGCTGTCCGGTGGACAGAAGCAGCGGATCGCCATTGCTAGAGCACTGGCCATGCAGCCGCATGTCATGCTGTTTGACGAGCCTACATCGGCACTGGACCCCGAGATGGTCGGCGAAGTTCTGGATGTCATGAAACGTCTTGCAGAAGGCGGGATGACCATGGTCATCGTAACGCATGAGATGGGGTTTGCACGTGAAGTGGGAGACCGTATCCTGTTCATGGATGGCGGGGTTATTGTGGAAGAGGGAACACCTGATGAGGTGTTTGGAGCACCGAAAAATTCACGTACACGTGACTTCCTTGCGAAAGTACTCTAA
- a CDS encoding M20 family metallopeptidase gives MTSKKSQILTVIDQYASRFKAISSYIGANPELGNEEYLASARLKEELLYHGFTVEAPILGLETAFIGTYSAAKPGPTIALLCEYDALPEIGHACGHHLICMMSLGAAVGLKAILDEVGGTIKVFGTPAEETRGAKVPMAEAGLFDDCDVALMAHPYYAYEKSGSSLAIDAVQFEFHGRSSHAAASPHEGINALDAVIQTFNGINAFRQQVKSTVRIHGVINNGGQAANIIPDYASAQFYVRAATRKELNILTERVIQIAEGSALQTGCKLVTSNYETSYDEMVTNEAFSAAFSQNLMELGIPQEEIVSGNDHGSMDIGNVSLKCPAIHPYIRVVDEVHTLHSIAFRDLALQDRALDGMILGAKALATTAYDVLSQPELLQTIRTEFEQAIR, from the coding sequence ATGACATCTAAAAAATCACAAATTCTTACGGTTATTGATCAATATGCTTCCCGTTTTAAAGCCATTTCATCATATATCGGTGCGAATCCCGAACTGGGAAATGAAGAGTATCTCGCTTCTGCCCGTTTGAAAGAAGAACTTCTCTATCATGGTTTCACTGTAGAGGCTCCTATTCTTGGACTGGAGACAGCCTTTATCGGAACGTATTCCGCCGCCAAACCCGGCCCTACCATTGCATTATTGTGCGAATATGACGCGCTGCCGGAGATCGGTCACGCTTGTGGTCACCATCTGATCTGCATGATGAGTCTTGGAGCTGCTGTTGGGCTTAAGGCCATTCTGGATGAAGTAGGTGGAACAATTAAAGTGTTTGGCACACCTGCTGAAGAGACTCGTGGTGCCAAAGTTCCGATGGCGGAAGCAGGCTTGTTCGATGACTGCGATGTTGCCCTTATGGCGCATCCATACTATGCCTACGAAAAGTCAGGCAGCTCGCTGGCGATTGATGCTGTTCAATTTGAATTTCATGGTCGATCTTCACATGCTGCCGCAAGTCCGCATGAAGGCATTAATGCTCTGGATGCCGTCATTCAAACGTTCAACGGAATCAATGCATTCCGGCAACAAGTGAAAAGTACCGTTCGGATTCACGGTGTGATCAATAACGGAGGTCAGGCAGCAAACATCATTCCTGACTACGCTTCTGCACAATTTTATGTGCGTGCTGCAACCCGTAAAGAACTGAATATCCTCACTGAACGTGTGATTCAGATCGCTGAAGGTTCTGCGCTGCAGACAGGTTGCAAGCTCGTGACATCCAACTATGAAACGTCCTATGACGAGATGGTCACCAATGAGGCATTCTCAGCGGCATTTAGTCAAAATCTGATGGAACTCGGTATCCCGCAAGAAGAGATTGTGAGTGGTAACGATCATGGCTCCATGGACATCGGTAACGTTTCCCTGAAATGTCCCGCAATCCACCCCTACATCCGTGTAGTGGATGAAGTTCATACCCTGCACTCCATTGCCTTCCGTGATCTTGCACTTCAGGACCGCGCGCTGGATGGCATGATTCTGGGAGCAAAAGCACTTGCTACAACAGCCTACGACGTACTCAGTCAGCCAGAACTGCTTCAAACCATCCGAACGGAATTCGAGCAAGCTATTCGCTAA